One window from the genome of Nomascus leucogenys isolate Asia chromosome 12, Asia_NLE_v1, whole genome shotgun sequence encodes:
- the NUF2 gene encoding kinetochore protein Nuf2 encodes METLSFPRYNVAEIVIHIRNKILTGADGKNLTKNDLYPNPKPEVLHMIYMRALQIVYGIRLEHFYMMPVNSEVMYPHLMEGFLPFSNLVTHLDSFLPICRVNDFETADILCPKAKRTSRFLSGIINFIHFREACRETYMEFLWQYKSSADKMQQLNAAHQEALMKLERLDSVPVEEQEEFKQLSDGIQELQQSLNQDFHQKTIVLQEGNSQKKSNISEKTKRLNELKLSVVSLKEIQESLKTKIVDSPEKLKNYKEKMKDTVQKLKNARQEVVEKYEIYGDSVDCLPSCQLEVQLYQKKIQDLSDNREKLASILKESLNLEDQIESDESELKKLKTEENSFKRLMIVKKEKLATTQFKINKKHEDVKQYKRTVIEDCNKVQEKRGAVYERVTTINQEIQKIKLGIQQLKDAAEREKLKSQEIFLNLKTALEKYHDGIEKAAEDSYAKIDEKTAELKRKMFKMST; translated from the exons ATGGAAACTTTGTCTTTCCCCAGATATAATGTAGCTGAGATTGTGATTCATATTCGCAATAAGATCTTAACAGGAGCTGATGGTAAAAACCTCACCAAGAATGATCTTTATCCAAATCCAAAG CCTGAAGTCTTGCACATGATCTACATGAGAGCCTTACAAATAGTATATGGAATTCGACTGGAACATTTTTACATG ATGCCAGTGAACTCTGAAGTCATGTATCCACATTTAATGGAAGGCTTCTTACCATTCAGCAATTTAGTTACTCATCT GGACTCATTTTTGCCTATCTGCCGGGTGAATGACTTTGAGACTGCTGATATTCTATGTCCAA AAGCAAAACGGACAAGTCGGTTTTTAAGTGGCATTATCAACTTTATTCACTTCAGAGAAGCATGCCGTGAGACGTATATGGAATTTCTTTGGCAATAT AAATCCTCTGCGGACAAAATGCAACAGTTAAACGCTGCACACCAGGAGGCATTAATGAAACTGGAGAGACTTGA TTCTGTTCCAGTTGAAGAGCAAGAAGAGTTCAAGCAGCTTTCAGATGGTATTCAGGAGCTACAACAATCACTAAATCAGGATTTTCATCAAAAAACG ATAGTGCTGCAAGAGGGAAATTCCCAAAAGAAGTCAAATATTTCAGAGAAAACCAAGCGTTTg AATGAACTAAAATTGTCAGTGGTTTCTTTGAAAGAAATACAAGagagtttgaaaacaaaaattgtggATTCTCCAGAGAAGCtaaagaattataaagaaaaaatgaaagatacgGTCCAGAAGCTTAAAAATGCTAGa CAAGAAGTGGTGGAGAAATATGAAATCTATGGAGACTCAGTTGACTGCCTGCCTTCATGTCAGTTGGAAGTGCAGTTAtatcagaagaaaatacaggacCTTTCAGATAATagggaaaaattagccagtatcTTAAAGGAG AGCCTGAACTTGGAGGACCAAATTGAGAGTGATGAGTCAGAACTGAAGAAATTGAAGACTGAAGAAAATTCGTTCAAAAGACTGATGAttgtaaagaaggaaaaacttGCCACAAcacaattcaaaataaataagaagcatGAAGATGTTAAGCAATACAAACGCACAGTAATTGA GGATTGCAATAAAGTTCAAGAAAAAAGAGGTGCTGTCTATGAACGAGTAACCACAATTAATCAAGAAATCCAAAAAATTAAACTTGGAATTCAACAACTAAAAGATGCTGCTGAAAGGGAGAAACTGAAGTCCCAG